In the genome of Opitutia bacterium KCR 482, one region contains:
- a CDS encoding YhcH/YjgK/YiaL family protein — MIKDNIRNLSLYENAHPEFKRAFKIILDTPADQPDGATEFDGIKRMVQSYTTRAAAEKRMEAHEKYIDIQYVAEGEEKFFFADKKIFKITEPYNAEKDVEFYDSADFEKSESAEASVLKAGEFAVFFPDDAHKPSLHTGKQHAVKKILLKIPLK, encoded by the coding sequence ATGATAAAAGACAATATCCGCAATCTGTCGCTCTACGAAAACGCCCACCCCGAATTCAAAAGAGCCTTCAAAATCATTCTCGACACGCCCGCCGACCAACCCGACGGCGCGACGGAATTCGACGGCATAAAGCGCATGGTGCAGTCGTACACAACCCGCGCGGCGGCGGAAAAGCGCATGGAGGCGCACGAAAAATACATCGACATTCAGTACGTCGCCGAGGGCGAGGAAAAATTCTTTTTCGCCGACAAAAAAATCTTCAAAATCACCGAGCCCTACAACGCCGAAAAGGACGTTGAATTTTACGACAGCGCGGATTTCGAGAAGTCGGAATCGGCGGAGGCGTCGGTCTTGAAGGCGGGCGAATTTGCGGTGTTTTTCCCCGACGACGCCCACAAGCCAAGCCTGCACACAGGCAAACAGCACGCGGTGAAAAAAATCCTGCTGAAAATCCCACTCAAATAA